The Candidatus Hydrogenedentota bacterium genome contains the following window.
GGTTTGAGGACGGCGCACCGTGGAGTCACGGCGCGCACGGAGAGGGGAAGAGGAAAAGCGCCCTGCCCTTGCTTTCCTTTCCCAATGCCCTTTCTTCTTTGTGTCCTTGGTGCCTTCGTGGTGAAAACTCCGGAAAGATTCACCACGAAGATACAAAGCAAGTCCCCTCTCCCACGGCTCCAGACCGCCCCCCCCCGTTCCCCGGATGCGGGCCTGCCCTGGATGCTCTTTCAGCGGTGCCGCATGGCCTCCTCCCGCATGCCGGGGGGCAGCTCCTCCGAGGAATGATAGACGCGGCGGGTGCCCACCGGCGGCGTCTCCACGGTCATTCTTTGCCCCGTCGGATAGGCCCCGCGCCGCCCCATTTCACCGCAAACCCGCGTGCGGGGTCAACTTTCGTCCAGGGCTTCCCCCCCCGTCTCCTCCGCCTTCTTCGGCGGGCGGTTCTGTTTCAGGCCGCGCTTTTTCGGCTTCTTCTTTTCCTGCTCGTGGTCCTCGCGGAGGATGAGGAAGATGTCGGAGATCAGCTCGCGGCCGGCGAGGCGGTTAATGCGGCGGAGGATGTCCCATTTGGCGTAGGCGAAGGACTGCATCCAGGCGGCGTTTTCGACGGCCACGCGGAGGACGCCCTTCTTGACGGCGACGGGCTCGCCGTGGCCGGCGAGGTCCTGTCCGGCGACGTGGGGCCAGTGCTCCCAGATGCGCGCCTGCTCCAGGGTTTTTCCCAGGGGGGTGCGCGTGATCATCTGGTGGAGGATGCGCTTCAGGGATTCGGGGTCATTCCTGTCCAAGGCAGCCTCCCTCCATGCGGAACACGGCGAAGTCCACGCCCATCCCCCGGAGGGGCTCCGCGGTCTGGGTGGTGGTGACGAGGGACTGCGTGCCCTCGGGGATGGCGCTGAAGAGGCTGCGGGCGCGGTCCGCGTCGAGTTCGGCCAGCACCTCGTCGAGCATGAGCGCGGGCAGGGTGCCGGCGCGCCGCCGCACCAGCTCCACCTCGGCCAGCTTGAGCGCGAGCACGGCGGAGCGCTGCTGCCCCTGGGACCCGTAGGTGCGGGCGGGCCGTCCGGCCACGAGCAGCTCCAGGTCGTCGCGGTGGGGGCCGCGGCCCGTGAGGCGCTGGCGAATATCCGAGGCGCGGCCGCGCGCGAGGGTCTGGGCCAGCTCGTCGGGCGTGCGCACGTCGGGCAGGTAGGCCGCCGCGAGGGGCTCGGCCTCGGCGATGCGGCGGTACATCCCGGCGGCCAGTTCGGACAGCTCGCCGATATAGGCCGCCCGCGCCTCCATGAGGGCGCGGCCGTGGGTGATGAGCTGCGCGTCCCACACGTCCAGAAGCGCGCCGTCGGGCTCGCCGCGCCGGAGCAGCTCGTTGCGCTGGCGGAGCGCCTGGCGGTACTGCTGGAGGGCGAAGAGGTAGGGCGGGCTCAGCTGCGACAGCTCCATGTCGAGGAGCCTGCGGCGGACGGAGGCCGCGCCCTTCACCAGCGCGAGGTCGTCGGGGCAGAAGAGGACCACCTTGACCCGGCCGAGCAGGTCGCTCAGGCGGCCCTGGGGGATGCCGTTCACCTTGAAGCGCTTCGCGCCGCGCCACCAGTTCGCCTCCACCACCACGGGCGCCGCCGCCGTTTCGGCGCCGGCCTCCACCCGCACATGGAACTCCTCCTCGCCGTGGCGCGCCAGCTCGGTGTCGGTCTGGGTGCGGTGGCTGCGCGTGGTGGCGGCGTAGACGACCGCCTCCAGGAGCGAGGTCTTGCCCTGGGCGTTGCGGCCGCACACGACATTGACGCCGGGGACGGGGGCAAAGTCCACGGCGGCGAGGCTCCGGAAGTTCCGGCAGACGACGCGGGTCAGGCGCATGGCGGCGTCACGGCAGCGGGGTCAGGAGCAGGCAGTCGAACCCGAGGAAATGCCCCGGGCTGTCCGCGTCCTTCCCCTTGTTCACGAGGGAGAGCACATGCGGCCCCGCGGCCAGCGGCCCTGTCGGGAAGCAGTGCTCCTTCGACACGATGCTCTCGCTGTGCAGGTTGACGGCGGCGCCGAGGGGCCTGCCGTCGAGCTGGGCCTCGAACTTCCCGTAGTCCCAGGAGTGGGTCAGGACAAGCACCAGCTCGTAGGAGCCGTCCGCGGGCACGTCCAGCGGGAAGTCCAGTTTCTGGTCCGCCGCGCCGGGGGTCCAGAAGAGCTGCCGCGCGCCGCTGTAGCCGCCGTCCTGCGTGGACACGGGCCCGGCGGTCACCTTCACCGTGTCCAGCGCCTCCTCCGCCTCCACCACGCCGGACCAGTCGCGGTAGACGCGCTGTTTTGCCGGGGCCATCGGGGGCAGGGGCTTGTGCGGCTCTGTCTGGTACCAGAAGGCGACGGACGAGAAGTCGTCGGGGCGCTCCTCGAACCCGGAGCGGAGGGCGCCGTCGTCGTTGAACGTGACGCCCTTGTGCTCGAACTCGAGGCGCAGCGCCTTGCGGAAGACCACGGGGTCCGTGATGTGCCACCGGTAGCAGGTGGTCAGGTTCATGGCCTCGTAGCCCTCCATGAGCGGCGCGCCGTAGAAGGGGGTGCTCATCTCGCGCAGGCCCCAGGCGTCGCAGAAGTAGTCCTCCGACCCCGTGCCGCGCAGCTGCGGCGCCTCTGCGCCGTCAATGAACCAGAAGTCGTCGCCCTCGCCCCACCAGCTCGCGATGCGCTGGCGCACGTTCAGCAGGGTGCCCACATAGTGGCCCCGGCCCTCGATGTCGGCGACGAGGTAGTTCTGGCCCATGACCGCCGGGTGCTCCTGGCGGTACATGGCGTGGAAATACGCCGCGTTCCCCGGCAGCCGGTCCACTTTGTGCCAGTCCACGTAGTAATAGAACGCGTTCACGTCGCGTTCGCCCTCGTTGGTCACGGTGATGCGCGCCGATTTGCGGAAGGGCATCGGCCAGTAGCAGTTCCGCGCGCGGCCCTCCGAGGTCACCGTCACGGGCAGGGAGCTGAACGGGTGGTCCTTGCCGTGGCCCATGCCGAAAAAGTCGCCCAGGGGGACCTCCACCGACGGGCACTCCTCCCCGTCCCAGTACATCCGCACCACGAGCATCCGCGAATACTCGCGGTCCTGCGCCGCCACGGTGTTCCACAGGTGCGTGATGACCCCCGGCCCCTCCAGCGCCGCGATGGTCAGCGTCTTCCCCGGCGCGATGGGGCGCGCGTCGCCGTTGCCGTTGACCCAGTCGGGGTCGCACGACGAGGACCGCATGGTCTCGCCGCCCCGCAGGAGGGCCAGCCCGTCCAGCGGGTTGCCGACCAGCGGCGACGGCGGCGCCGTCTGGCACCCCGCCAGCAGGAACACCGCGCACGCCGCGCAAAGCGCCCGTCCGGCCGTCTTTGTCTTCATGGGGAGTCTCCTGTTTCGGGGATGCGGGCCCGTCCGCCCCTGGAGCCATTATAGCCTTTTCGGCGCGCCATGGACAGCCGCCGCCCATCACCGCAGCCCCGGGCCCGCACAGCGCGCAGCGCCTTGGAGTGCGGTCGCCTGCTGAAGCCTTTCTTCGCGCGGGGGCACGCGAAACACGACGGTGGCCGCGCGTTTCCCCGGGGCCGCCGGGACGGCGGCGCTACGGACGGGTTGACAGGCCGCGCCTCCAGGGGGTACAATAGAGAAAATTTTCCTTATTAGCGCGCCCCGCGCGCGGGAAAGGCGCCCCCCCATGCCCCCCAAAAAATGGCAACGCCGGCCCGGACAGGTGGTCTTCACCCACACGGCCCGCTGCCGCGACTGCTACCGCTGCCTGCGGGCCTGCCCCGTGAAGGCCATCCGCGTGGTGGACGGGCAGGCCTATGTGGACGCGGACCGCTGCATCGCCTGCGGCACCTGCATCCGCGAGTGCCCCCAGCACGCCAAACAGTACCGCCGGGACCTCGACCGGGCGGAGCGCCTGATGGCGGGGCCGGGGGCAAAGGCGGCCAGCGTGGCGCCGTCCTTCGCGGCGCTTTTCGGCCCGGAGGACCGCGACCGCCTGCCCGCCGCGCTGCGCCGGCTGGGCTTTGACCATGTCGGCGAGACGGCGGTGGGGGCCTTTGAGTCGGCGGCGCTCACGGGGGCCCACGTGCGCGCCCATCCGGGGCGCCAGACCATCTGCACGGCCTGCCCCGCGGTGGTCGCCCACATCGAGCAGTACGCGCCCGACCTGGCGTCGCGGCTGGCCCCGGTGGCGTCGCCCATGATTGCCCACGCCCGCCAGCTCAGGGAGAAGCACGGCCCGGACACCAGGGTCTTCTTCTTCGGCCCCTGCGTGACCAAGAAGGCCGAGGCGGAGCGCCCGGAGTTTGCGGGCGACGTGGACTGCGTGCTGACCTTCGAGGAGATGCTCGACTGGCTTTCCCAGCGGAACATCGCCCTGGCCGACTGCCCCCCGGAAACCTACGATGAGACGCCCCCGGGCGACGCCCGCTTCTTCCCCGTGCCCGGCGGGCTCGCCCGCACCGCGGGCCTGGCCACGGACCTGCT
Protein-coding sequences here:
- a CDS encoding DUF721 domain-containing protein, with product MDRNDPESLKRILHQMITRTPLGKTLEQARIWEHWPHVAGQDLAGHGEPVAVKKGVLRVAVENAAWMQSFAYAKWDILRRINRLAGRELISDIFLILREDHEQEKKKPKKRGLKQNRPPKKAEETGGEALDES
- a CDS encoding DUF2961 domain-containing protein → MKTKTAGRALCAACAVFLLAGCQTAPPSPLVGNPLDGLALLRGGETMRSSSCDPDWVNGNGDARPIAPGKTLTIAALEGPGVITHLWNTVAAQDREYSRMLVVRMYWDGEECPSVEVPLGDFFGMGHGKDHPFSSLPVTVTSEGRARNCYWPMPFRKSARITVTNEGERDVNAFYYYVDWHKVDRLPGNAAYFHAMYRQEHPAVMGQNYLVADIEGRGHYVGTLLNVRQRIASWWGEGDDFWFIDGAEAPQLRGTGSEDYFCDAWGLREMSTPFYGAPLMEGYEAMNLTTCYRWHITDPVVFRKALRLEFEHKGVTFNDDGALRSGFEERPDDFSSVAFWYQTEPHKPLPPMAPAKQRVYRDWSGVVEAEEALDTVKVTAGPVSTQDGGYSGARQLFWTPGAADQKLDFPLDVPADGSYELVLVLTHSWDYGKFEAQLDGRPLGAAVNLHSESIVSKEHCFPTGPLAAGPHVLSLVNKGKDADSPGHFLGFDCLLLTPLP
- the recF gene encoding DNA replication/repair protein RecF: MRLTRVVCRNFRSLAAVDFAPVPGVNVVCGRNAQGKTSLLEAVVYAATTRSHRTQTDTELARHGEEEFHVRVEAGAETAAAPVVVEANWWRGAKRFKVNGIPQGRLSDLLGRVKVVLFCPDDLALVKGAASVRRRLLDMELSQLSPPYLFALQQYRQALRQRNELLRRGEPDGALLDVWDAQLITHGRALMEARAAYIGELSELAAGMYRRIAEAEPLAAAYLPDVRTPDELAQTLARGRASDIRQRLTGRGPHRDDLELLVAGRPARTYGSQGQQRSAVLALKLAEVELVRRRAGTLPALMLDEVLAELDADRARSLFSAIPEGTQSLVTTTQTAEPLRGMGVDFAVFRMEGGCLGQE